From Terriglobia bacterium, one genomic window encodes:
- a CDS encoding regulatory protein RecX yields the protein MPGKTAPPKTPFDTAVGMLSRRPYSVAELRRALERKFPDSADVPGVLARLRQLGYLDDAKFADAYAASLARVRNYGRHRVRRELKSKLVDYRVIDRAVDNAFTPVNERELLERAVDKKVHALRKPITRARLASLCQSLIRRGFRADDIMKAVRSRPELTPVAENAIIEDRDEAEKL from the coding sequence TTGCCAGGTAAGACCGCACCCCCGAAAACTCCCTTTGACACTGCCGTGGGCATGCTTTCACGGCGACCCTATTCAGTGGCCGAACTGCGCCGCGCTCTGGAAAGGAAATTTCCCGATTCAGCCGACGTGCCCGGCGTTCTGGCGCGGCTGCGCCAGCTCGGATATCTCGATGACGCGAAGTTTGCCGACGCTTACGCCGCTTCGCTCGCTCGCGTGCGTAACTACGGCCGGCATCGCGTCCGCCGCGAACTGAAAAGCAAGCTGGTGGATTACCGCGTGATCGACCGTGCGGTGGATAACGCCTTCACCCCGGTCAACGAACGCGAACTGCTGGAGCGCGCCGTCGATAAGAAAGTCCACGCGCTGCGCAAGCCCATCACCCGCGCCAGACTCGCCTCCCTCTGCCAGAGCCTCATCCGCCGCGGCTTCCGAGCGGATGATATTATGAAAGCGGTCCGCTCGCGCCCCGAACTGACGCCTGTGGCGGAAAACGCCATTATTGAAGACAGGGACGAAGCTGAGAAATTATGA
- the alaS gene encoding alanine--tRNA ligase: MTSNEIRVRFLKFFEGRGHRIVRSSSLVPANDPTLLFTNAGMNQFKDVFLGREKRDYLRACSSQKCVRAGGKHNDLEQVGRTRRHHTFFEMLGNFSFGDYFKAEAIPWAWELVTKEFAIPKEKLYVTVFEGQTAPYLDIPSDTEAEELWAKIVPRERIFRRDGTENFWQMGETGPCGPCSEIHYDMGPEASDQGHKNCTFPCPDDCGRYVEIWNLVFMQFNRDDQGRMTPLPRPSIDTGAGLERMTAVLQGKLSNFDTDVFRPLIDEAAALVPQGGIEYGANHDTDVSLRIIADHARASTFLISDGVLPSNEGRGYVLRLIMRRALYHGQTLGMNEPFLYKMSSRVVDMMKDAYPELAETAHHVAKAIKIEEERYAQTTGFGIEELRRLLEGMPGWEVEPSGLDTGQEIRATAPGGRQKAVEYKKILGGVRFRFRNVVPGDVLFRVHDTFGLRPDFVQDLVRDSGGTVDWKGYEAEMEKQRERARASWKGAAKQIADPAYQKVAAGMFSYPLPGGGVKIQPALHSKFLGYDQTKSTGCKIYGIVQNGESKYELRKGDEGEIILDKTPFYAEAGGQVGDTGRFFASDSDHEVAHITDTYRPVSGVTAHKATARDTLRVGDVVTAVVDVERRDAIRRNHTATHLLHAALRTTLGTHVKQAGSLVAPDRLRFDFSHYAELGEQDLLDIEDLVNQHILKNEEVRTDLMDIDQALATGAMALFGEKYGDRVRVLSIADGGFSRELCGGTHVSRTGDIGLFKIVSEGSVAAGTRRIEAITGLGVLEHIRKADETLGMVGETLRARPDEVLEAAQKLAEAEKKLRKQLDAQQMKRAAAEAGDLLDQARDIKGVRVVYARVEGVSRPAIRQMVDQLRARLGSGVIALGAVADGKAALIVGVTQDLTARLDAGKIVRQAAALMEGSGGGRKDLAEAGGKNPDRLDESVQAVPGIVEKML; encoded by the coding sequence ATGACTTCCAACGAAATTAGAGTACGATTTTTGAAATTCTTTGAGGGCCGCGGCCACAGGATTGTGCGCTCCTCCTCGCTGGTGCCGGCAAACGATCCCACGCTGCTGTTCACCAACGCCGGGATGAACCAGTTCAAGGACGTCTTCCTGGGCCGCGAGAAGCGTGATTACTTGCGCGCCTGCTCGTCGCAGAAGTGCGTGCGCGCGGGCGGCAAGCACAATGACCTTGAACAGGTGGGCCGCACCCGCCGTCACCACACTTTCTTCGAGATGCTGGGCAATTTCAGCTTTGGCGACTACTTCAAGGCCGAGGCGATTCCCTGGGCGTGGGAGCTGGTGACCAAAGAATTTGCCATCCCGAAGGAGAAGTTGTACGTCACAGTGTTCGAAGGGCAAACCGCCCCTTACCTCGATATCCCGAGTGACACCGAAGCGGAAGAACTCTGGGCGAAGATTGTTCCGCGCGAGCGCATCTTCCGCCGCGATGGCACGGAAAATTTCTGGCAGATGGGCGAGACCGGCCCTTGCGGCCCCTGCTCCGAGATCCATTACGACATGGGCCCCGAGGCCAGCGATCAGGGCCACAAAAATTGCACATTTCCCTGCCCCGACGATTGCGGCCGCTACGTGGAAATCTGGAACCTGGTCTTTATGCAATTCAACCGCGATGACCAGGGCCGGATGACGCCGCTCCCCCGCCCTTCCATCGACACCGGCGCGGGGCTTGAACGCATGACGGCCGTGCTGCAGGGCAAGCTCTCGAATTTTGACACTGACGTTTTCAGGCCGCTGATTGACGAAGCCGCCGCGCTGGTCCCGCAAGGCGGGATCGAATATGGGGCCAATCACGATACCGACGTCTCGCTGCGCATCATCGCCGACCATGCGCGCGCTTCGACGTTCCTGATTTCTGACGGCGTGCTGCCCTCAAATGAAGGGCGCGGCTACGTCCTGCGCCTCATCATGCGCCGCGCCCTCTACCACGGCCAGACACTCGGTATGAACGAGCCCTTCCTTTATAAAATGTCGAGTCGTGTGGTCGATATGATGAAGGACGCCTACCCCGAACTCGCCGAAACCGCGCACCACGTGGCAAAGGCCATCAAGATTGAAGAGGAGCGGTATGCGCAGACGACAGGTTTCGGAATCGAGGAGCTGAGGAGGCTCCTCGAAGGTATGCCGGGCTGGGAGGTGGAACCGAGCGGCCTTGATACGGGACAAGAGATCCGCGCGACGGCTCCGGGAGGTAGGCAGAAGGCAGTGGAGTACAAGAAGATCCTAGGAGGGGTACGGTTCAGGTTTCGCAATGTAGTCCCAGGAGACGTTCTCTTCAGGGTTCATGACACGTTCGGGCTGCGTCCAGACTTCGTCCAGGATCTCGTCAGGGACTCCGGGGGCACGGTCGACTGGAAGGGCTACGAAGCCGAAATGGAGAAGCAGCGCGAGCGGGCGCGGGCATCGTGGAAAGGTGCAGCCAAGCAAATCGCGGACCCAGCGTACCAGAAGGTCGCTGCCGGGATGTTTAGCTATCCGCTTCCGGGAGGAGGCGTCAAGATTCAGCCGGCCCTGCATTCTAAATTTCTTGGCTACGACCAGACAAAGTCAACCGGTTGCAAAATCTATGGCATAGTTCAAAACGGTGAAAGCAAATACGAACTTCGTAAAGGCGACGAGGGCGAAATCATCTTAGATAAGACGCCTTTCTATGCCGAAGCGGGCGGACAGGTGGGGGACACGGGGCGTTTTTTTGCCTCAGACAGCGACCATGAAGTGGCCCACATCACGGACACTTACCGTCCGGTCAGCGGTGTGACGGCCCACAAGGCCACCGCGCGCGATACGCTGCGCGTGGGCGACGTGGTGACGGCGGTGGTGGATGTCGAGCGCCGCGACGCCATCCGTCGCAATCACACGGCCACACACCTGCTGCACGCGGCCCTGCGGACCACGCTGGGCACGCACGTCAAGCAGGCAGGATCGCTCGTAGCGCCGGACCGCTTGCGCTTTGATTTTTCGCACTACGCCGAATTGGGCGAGCAGGACCTGCTGGACATCGAAGACCTCGTGAACCAGCACATCCTGAAGAACGAGGAAGTCCGCACCGACCTGATGGACATTGACCAGGCGCTGGCCACCGGCGCCATGGCGCTTTTCGGCGAAAAGTATGGCGACCGCGTGCGGGTGCTCTCGATTGCCGACGGCGGCTTTTCTCGCGAGCTTTGCGGCGGCACGCATGTCAGCCGCACGGGCGATATCGGCCTGTTCAAAATTGTTTCGGAGGGCAGCGTGGCAGCAGGCACGCGCCGCATTGAGGCCATCACCGGCCTGGGCGTACTCGAGCACATTCGTAAGGCCGATGAGACGCTGGGGATGGTGGGCGAAACTCTGCGCGCCAGACCTGATGAGGTTCTGGAAGCGGCGCAAAAGCTCGCGGAGGCCGAAAAGAAACTGCGCAAGCAACTGGACGCCCAGCAGATGAAGCGCGCGGCGGCTGAGGCTGGCGACCTGCTGGACCAGGCGCGCGACATCAAGGGTGTGCGGGTGGTTTACGCCCGCGTGGAAGGCGTTTCGCGTCCCGCCATCCGGCAGATGGTGGACCAATTGCGCGCCAGGCTGGGTTCCGGAGTGATCGCTCTGGGCGCGGTGGCAGACGGCAAGGCGGCGCTCATCGTGGGCGTGACCCAGGATTTAACGGCCCGGCTCGACGCCGGAAAGATTGTGCGCCAGGCCGCGGCGCTGATGGAAGGTTCCGGCGGCGGCCGCAAAGACCTGGCCGAAGCCGGCGGCAAGAACCCCGACCGGTTGGATGAATCTGTCCAGGCGGTGCCGGGCATCGTGGAAAAGATGCTTTGA
- a CDS encoding four helix bundle protein, translated as MAIANSSKDIRKRSFAYTLRAVKLYQYLQEQRKGAGWILGRQYLRAASSVGANVEEAQAAESRADFIHKLGIAQKETRESLYWLRVMAASEIVPLERIEPLTRETEELLNVITSIILNTKRKSSARKERDNS; from the coding sequence ATGGCCATCGCGAATAGCTCAAAGGACATTCGAAAGCGCTCGTTTGCCTACACCTTGCGCGCGGTAAAGCTATACCAATATCTACAGGAACAACGGAAAGGCGCCGGCTGGATTTTAGGAAGGCAATACCTACGCGCGGCGAGTTCGGTTGGCGCAAACGTAGAAGAGGCACAAGCGGCTGAGAGCCGGGCGGATTTCATTCACAAGCTGGGAATCGCTCAAAAAGAGACAAGGGAGAGTCTATACTGGCTCCGCGTGATGGCGGCGTCCGAAATCGTTCCGCTTGAGCGAATCGAGCCGCTAACGCGGGAGACAGAGGAACTGCTGAATGTGATCACCTCCATCATTCTCAACACCAAGCGCAAAAGCTCGGCTCGGAAAGAACGCGATAATTCATAA
- a CDS encoding phospholipase D-like domain-containing protein: MMLVVQPDDGVNELIKGIDSAKTTIEITIFRFDHRKIESALTHAAKRGVFVHALIASVSSGGEKYLRKLEMRLLDQGITVGRTDNNLARYHSKLMIIDRQVLYLMGFNATYLDIARSRSFGIITKSKPIVQESVKLFEADANRRSYVAGLETLVVSPANARKQLTVFLRGARKQLLIYDPKISDIPMIHLLQQRARAGVEVKIIGKVTHHHEELTVRKLPSIRLHTRTIIRDGQRAFIGSQSLRGIELDGRREAGLIFEDAKVIGVLLKTFEKDWAMATMGALSKEQRSVSTSKTAKHLVKVVTQENASLAEIIKGSLEEAVGTNGDVKVKHKKVEREVKKAVKAVIDETLTDAMKDVKRN; the protein is encoded by the coding sequence ATGATGCTGGTCGTACAGCCCGATGACGGGGTCAATGAGCTGATTAAGGGAATTGATTCCGCCAAAACGACCATAGAAATTACGATTTTCCGCTTTGACCATCGGAAGATCGAGAGTGCCTTGACTCACGCGGCAAAGCGAGGAGTCTTTGTTCACGCGCTGATCGCATCCGTCAGCAGCGGAGGCGAGAAATATCTGCGCAAGCTTGAGATGCGTCTGCTGGACCAGGGCATCACTGTGGGTCGAACTGACAACAATCTGGCGCGCTATCATAGCAAGCTGATGATTATTGACCGCCAGGTGCTCTACCTGATGGGCTTCAACGCCACCTATCTGGACATCGCCCGCAGCCGCAGCTTTGGGATTATCACGAAGAGCAAACCAATCGTTCAGGAAAGCGTCAAACTGTTTGAAGCGGATGCAAACAGACGGTCTTATGTGGCCGGACTCGAAACGCTGGTGGTGAGCCCGGCGAACGCCAGAAAGCAGCTTACTGTTTTCCTTCGCGGAGCCCGAAAGCAACTGCTGATCTACGATCCGAAAATCAGCGATATTCCCATGATCCACCTGCTCCAGCAGCGTGCGCGCGCAGGAGTGGAAGTGAAAATTATCGGAAAGGTGACTCATCACCACGAAGAGTTAACGGTCCGGAAGCTGCCAAGCATAAGGCTGCACACACGCACGATCATTCGCGATGGGCAACGGGCCTTCATCGGAAGCCAGAGTTTGCGTGGAATTGAGCTGGATGGGCGCAGGGAAGCCGGATTGATCTTCGAGGATGCCAAGGTGATTGGCGTCCTCCTCAAGACCTTTGAGAAGGACTGGGCAATGGCAACCATGGGCGCCCTTTCGAAGGAGCAGAGGAGCGTGTCCACAAGCAAGACTGCAAAACACCTGGTTAAGGTGGTTACCCAGGAGAACGCCTCCCTGGCCGAAATCATTAAAGGGTCCCTCGAAGAAGCCGTGGGCACAAATGGCGATGTTAAAGTCAAGCATAAGAAAGTCGAACGGGAAGTCAAAAAGGCAGTCAAGGCAGTAATTGATGAAACTCTTACCGACGCCATGAAGGACGTAAAGCGAAATTGA
- a CDS encoding metallophosphoesterase — MRFRALLLLIGALSLSRCGIPGASPNMLSPSAEKAAGELGSNPPALAFPLKKNSVRFAVIGDNGTGGPDEYTVAREMDRYHESFPFDFVIMLGDNIYGGHSPADLERKFEGPYKPLLDQGVKFYASLGNHDWRNERFYKPFNMDGRSYYTFNKGNARFFALDSNYMNPEQLDWLKQQLQASSAKWKICFFHHPLYSDAKYHGPDLDLRAQLAPIFEKYGVNVVFSGHDHVYERIKPQNGTYYFVEGSAGQLRYHNLRRPSPEMAAGFDTDRTFMIVQIAGSDLFLQTISRTGKIVDHAEITLNTNLSSR, encoded by the coding sequence ATGCGATTTCGTGCCTTGCTTTTGCTTATTGGCGCACTGTCTCTTAGCCGCTGCGGCATCCCGGGAGCATCTCCGAACATGCTGTCTCCCTCGGCAGAGAAGGCCGCAGGTGAGCTGGGGAGCAATCCACCAGCGCTCGCCTTTCCGCTCAAAAAGAACTCCGTCCGGTTTGCCGTCATCGGCGACAACGGGACCGGCGGACCCGACGAATACACTGTCGCCCGGGAGATGGACCGCTACCATGAATCGTTTCCATTCGATTTTGTGATCATGCTCGGGGACAACATTTACGGCGGCCACAGTCCTGCGGATCTGGAACGGAAGTTTGAGGGGCCGTACAAGCCGCTGCTGGACCAGGGAGTGAAGTTCTATGCGTCGCTGGGCAATCACGATTGGCGCAATGAACGATTTTATAAACCATTCAACATGGACGGCCGGAGCTATTATACCTTTAATAAAGGCAACGCCCGCTTTTTCGCGCTCGACAGCAATTATATGAACCCCGAGCAACTCGATTGGCTCAAACAGCAACTTCAGGCTTCATCCGCGAAATGGAAGATATGTTTCTTTCACCATCCTTTGTACTCTGACGCCAAGTATCATGGGCCCGACCTCGACTTGCGGGCCCAACTGGCGCCAATTTTTGAAAAGTATGGAGTGAATGTGGTCTTTTCAGGCCATGACCACGTCTACGAGAGGATCAAACCTCAGAACGGCACCTACTATTTTGTGGAGGGCAGCGCCGGCCAACTGCGTTACCACAACTTGCGGAGACCGTCGCCTGAAATGGCAGCCGGTTTTGATACAGATCGCACATTTATGATCGTACAGATTGCCGGCAGCGATCTTTTCCTTCAGACTATCTCACGGACAGGTAAAATAGTGGACCACGCTGAAATCACCCTGAACACCAATCTTTCCAGTCGTTAA
- a CDS encoding N-acetylmuramoyl-L-alanine amidase: MVASAWILVLGIAPGFAVTRHTVLAEKAYLHAVELQQKLQAKPAGQRTAAEYERIIREYRNVYLYDFAYAKAPVAAQAMGDLYVEMGRQFHNPDYFRSAIKSYQYTASQYPGTSMARESALAVGNVYLDGLDGPEQAADAYRAFLGKYPSSSNSGEAKEKLKEIADAQSAREQKGSASDASAGGPVSDETSGTTGHDASGGPVEVTDIHNWVGPNYTRVVIEARGQFQYTTLRLSNPDRIVFDLPNTHLSHDLMKKSLPINGAFLRDIRVGQFKPDVTRVVLDVKDIGNFSAFPVPNPFRLIIDIHGSGPEMAEAGPGPVKTAPAATGSGRVAKARAEQKSGDPKQTATALTGRQEVNADRQADLQAPPKSTSAIEFDDQQAVMDKAMSSSGPVAQAAAKPNIKLVSERQSAAAKPTAGPATGNQAQTTAKSEAETAFRGRAEHPAIPKAGPSRDDSMAASAKNDGPPAAHASAVSKKTGEAASRGAAHDDAPLSAKPASPTLSGSQTLTRALGLKVARIVIDPGHGGFDTGTIGPSGLEEKDLVLDVGLRLRKLIETETNSEVFMTRSTDKFIPLEERTAIANEDGADLFISIHANASSDHRVRGIETYFLNFTSDPDALQLAARENATSQESVHQLQDLIQKIALNNKIEESQELARNIQTVLYKRMSKVSRGIHNRGVRKAPFVVLIGANMPSILTEISFLSSPHSERLLKSSAYREQIAKALFNGIENYIGNLGSVRMAQSTH; this comes from the coding sequence GTGGTGGCGTCAGCCTGGATTCTGGTTCTTGGGATTGCACCCGGCTTTGCCGTCACGCGTCATACTGTGCTTGCAGAAAAGGCTTACCTGCACGCCGTGGAACTCCAGCAAAAGCTCCAGGCCAAACCTGCCGGCCAGCGCACCGCGGCGGAATACGAGCGCATCATCCGCGAATACCGGAACGTTTATCTTTACGATTTCGCCTACGCCAAGGCCCCGGTGGCGGCGCAGGCCATGGGCGATCTCTACGTGGAAATGGGCCGTCAGTTTCACAATCCCGATTATTTCCGTTCCGCCATCAAGTCCTATCAATACACGGCATCGCAATATCCGGGCACCAGCATGGCGCGCGAATCCGCGCTGGCCGTAGGAAACGTCTATCTCGATGGCCTCGATGGTCCCGAACAGGCGGCCGACGCCTACCGGGCGTTCCTCGGGAAGTATCCCAGCTCTTCGAACTCAGGCGAAGCGAAGGAAAAACTGAAGGAAATTGCCGATGCGCAGTCTGCGCGGGAACAGAAAGGGTCTGCCAGTGACGCTTCGGCTGGCGGCCCCGTCAGCGATGAGACCTCCGGCACAACCGGCCATGATGCCTCGGGCGGTCCGGTTGAAGTAACCGATATTCACAATTGGGTTGGCCCAAATTACACCCGGGTGGTGATTGAGGCGCGGGGCCAGTTCCAGTACACCACGCTGCGGCTTTCCAACCCGGACCGCATCGTTTTCGATCTCCCTAACACCCACCTGAGCCACGACCTGATGAAGAAAAGCCTTCCCATCAATGGAGCATTTCTGCGCGACATCCGTGTGGGCCAGTTCAAGCCCGATGTCACTCGGGTGGTGCTGGACGTCAAGGACATCGGCAATTTTTCCGCCTTCCCGGTACCGAACCCCTTCCGGCTGATCATTGACATTCACGGATCAGGTCCTGAGATGGCGGAGGCCGGCCCGGGACCGGTGAAAACCGCTCCTGCCGCCACCGGATCAGGACGAGTTGCAAAGGCACGGGCGGAACAGAAAAGCGGCGATCCAAAGCAAACGGCCACCGCGCTTACCGGAAGGCAGGAAGTGAACGCGGACAGGCAAGCGGATTTGCAAGCCCCTCCGAAGAGCACGAGCGCCATTGAGTTCGACGACCAGCAGGCCGTGATGGATAAGGCGATGTCTTCCTCGGGGCCTGTCGCCCAAGCGGCCGCGAAACCGAACATCAAGCTTGTGTCCGAGCGCCAGTCTGCGGCGGCAAAACCAACCGCGGGACCCGCCACCGGGAATCAGGCCCAGACAACCGCAAAATCGGAAGCGGAGACTGCCTTCCGAGGTCGCGCCGAACATCCTGCGATTCCGAAGGCCGGGCCCAGCCGGGACGACAGCATGGCTGCGAGCGCCAAGAATGACGGGCCGCCCGCTGCGCACGCTTCAGCGGTATCGAAAAAGACAGGGGAAGCTGCGTCCCGCGGGGCCGCACACGACGATGCGCCGCTCTCCGCCAAGCCGGCATCTCCCACTCTCAGCGGCTCGCAGACTCTCACGCGCGCCCTGGGGCTGAAGGTTGCGCGCATTGTGATTGATCCGGGCCACGGGGGTTTTGATACGGGCACGATCGGCCCCTCCGGGCTGGAAGAAAAGGACCTTGTACTCGATGTCGGGCTCAGGCTGCGCAAGCTGATTGAGACCGAGACCAACAGCGAAGTCTTTATGACGCGCAGCACCGACAAGTTTATCCCGCTGGAAGAAAGAACGGCCATCGCCAACGAGGACGGCGCGGACTTGTTTATTTCAATCCATGCAAACGCCAGCAGCGACCACCGGGTCCGCGGCATTGAAACCTACTTCCTGAACTTTACGAGCGACCCCGACGCCCTTCAACTGGCCGCGCGTGAAAACGCAACTTCGCAGGAATCTGTACACCAGTTGCAGGACCTGATCCAGAAGATCGCTCTGAACAACAAGATTGAGGAATCGCAGGAGCTTGCTCGCAACATCCAGACGGTCCTCTACAAGCGCATGTCCAAGGTTTCGCGCGGCATTCACAACCGCGGCGTGCGCAAGGCCCCCTTTGTGGTCCTCATCGGCGCCAACATGCCCTCCATACTCACAGAAATCTCTTTCCTCTCGAGCCCCCATTCCGAGCGCCTGCTAAAGAGTTCCGCCTATCGCGAGCAGATCGCCAAGGCACTTTTCAACGGCATCGAGAACTATATCGGCAACCTGGGAAGCGTCCGGATGGCCCAGAGCACACACTGA
- a CDS encoding lytic transglycosylase domain-containing protein: MRIWLKSETPAFAAACGVLLAAFLISSASLEAGQIAAIAGQDGQAVYVNGTPENTQPAFTPAEPLLARPAEIDSIIDRVSSHYQVDPRLVHAMIRVESNYDPSAVSSKGAMGLMQLIPATAQRFGVRNPFDPSQNILGGVSYLKYLLHLFGGNLPLSLAAYNAGEERVIRSGGVPAIPETEHYVRAITRLYSSQDAGPAATAAQAARMAPIVRYVDSQGVIHFTNSE, translated from the coding sequence ATGCGAATCTGGTTAAAGTCCGAAACCCCTGCCTTTGCTGCGGCCTGTGGCGTACTCCTTGCTGCATTCCTGATCAGTTCGGCTTCCCTCGAGGCAGGACAGATTGCCGCCATCGCCGGCCAGGACGGCCAGGCCGTTTACGTCAACGGAACTCCTGAGAACACGCAGCCTGCTTTCACGCCGGCCGAACCTCTTCTCGCCAGGCCGGCAGAAATCGACTCCATCATTGACCGCGTCTCGAGCCATTATCAGGTGGACCCCAGGCTGGTCCACGCCATGATCCGGGTTGAATCCAACTATGACCCCTCGGCGGTTTCTTCCAAAGGCGCCATGGGTCTGATGCAGTTGATTCCCGCCACCGCGCAGCGCTTTGGCGTGCGCAATCCTTTCGATCCCAGCCAGAACATCCTGGGAGGCGTCAGCTATCTGAAGTATCTTCTGCACCTTTTTGGGGGCAATCTGCCGCTCTCGCTGGCGGCGTACAACGCGGGCGAGGAGCGCGTCATCCGGTCCGGCGGCGTACCGGCCATTCCCGAAACCGAGCATTATGTGCGGGCGATTACGCGCCTCTACTCGTCGCAGGACGCTGGCCCTGCGGCCACGGCGGCGCAGGCAGCGCGTATGGCGCCCATCGTCCGCTATGTGGATTCACAAGGCGTCATCCACTTTACCAATTCTGAGTAG
- a CDS encoding DUF6599 family protein yields MKSGTRLSVAFWAFVALVPALAGAQHTTMLNLASLPEWQVKEGRNVSLNDVRDWGVQPLVDREYGVTKVEIRTYGRAQQTLQAMVETTPDPSSAYGLLTFYQTESMKAATGMKLAVIGPEQALMARDTFFIRIRRPAKMPEENFRSALVAIAGAAPSNTNALLPPSLPAQGVISGTHKYVLGPVAMQRAVPSVPPDLVGFRMGAELQAADYRTEGQPARLLFISYPTRSIARAQFAALQKRLGVNQKNGAGAIFGKVEASYVLLVENAQSEQVASRLMGRLNIKEEVSWDQKPPGTPVAVQMFKLILGNIFLVLLLVGMAVLAGILLFASRRIAARWFPHSDWARGYEDSIIRLNLKEQ; encoded by the coding sequence ATGAAGTCAGGCACTCGCCTCAGCGTGGCATTCTGGGCCTTTGTGGCGCTGGTTCCTGCTCTGGCAGGCGCCCAGCACACCACCATGCTCAATCTGGCTTCTCTGCCGGAATGGCAGGTCAAGGAGGGCCGGAACGTCAGCCTGAACGATGTGCGCGACTGGGGAGTGCAGCCGCTCGTCGATCGTGAATACGGCGTCACAAAGGTGGAAATTCGCACCTACGGAAGGGCCCAACAGACACTCCAGGCCATGGTCGAGACAACGCCGGATCCCTCCTCCGCATACGGATTGCTCACGTTCTACCAGACCGAATCGATGAAGGCGGCAACCGGCATGAAGCTTGCCGTCATTGGGCCGGAGCAGGCCCTGATGGCTCGCGACACTTTTTTTATCCGCATCAGGCGCCCTGCCAAAATGCCGGAAGAGAATTTCCGCTCTGCGCTGGTGGCGATCGCCGGAGCGGCCCCCTCCAACACAAATGCGCTGCTGCCGCCGTCACTGCCTGCGCAAGGGGTCATTTCAGGCACGCACAAGTACGTCCTGGGGCCCGTGGCTATGCAACGGGCTGTTCCATCGGTTCCCCCGGACCTGGTGGGATTCCGGATGGGGGCGGAGTTGCAGGCGGCCGACTACCGGACCGAGGGCCAACCCGCCCGGCTGCTTTTCATCAGCTACCCCACGAGGTCCATCGCCCGTGCGCAATTCGCTGCATTGCAGAAGAGACTGGGCGTGAATCAGAAAAACGGGGCGGGCGCGATCTTCGGAAAGGTTGAAGCAAGCTACGTCCTGCTGGTAGAGAATGCACAGTCTGAACAGGTTGCAAGTCGGCTCATGGGTCGGCTGAACATCAAGGAAGAGGTGAGCTGGGACCAGAAACCTCCGGGCACGCCCGTGGCGGTGCAGATGTTCAAACTGATTCTTGGCAACATCTTTCTGGTTCTTCTTCTGGTCGGCATGGCGGTGCTCGCGGGGATCCTGCTTTTCGCCTCGCGCCGAATCGCAGCGCGCTGGTTCCCGCACTCGGATTGGGCCCGCGGCTATGAAGACTCCATCATCAGGCTGAACCTGAAAGAGCAGTAA